One Phocaeicola dorei genomic region harbors:
- a CDS encoding outer membrane beta-barrel family protein: MPATYKTKIISQLYPLLRTLQTLLIPIFEILSLHIIELRLNGGTVSKIYINGRELHDRTELSSLQATDIENVEILPEADLQYNATTKGGIIYISLKKNADGGGNGSPSLLGEMRKRNSHWERLGLPLSLRLGKWNFYNNLVLSNAGDPYITENITHNSHLNTHIVNQNIDRKNIRRINETFSMLYDITTLQSIGLNCMVKQAGSTLKSSSFSEIQETEKEYTSSYHSKGKGDDKIYQASLNYNWKSKNGKHTLRTVLDYLRSDETKELNHHYLYQYPEKNEEDNKCSNTGTVSDLWKAEINYIFLLNKHSRLKWGGDYYNNHTGNQMYYAYQSEEGWQKEDKSGLFTYKGIGYAGYAEYVWQWKKFTLNGGIRVQEDEVKCISNNIAGDKRTYRNLFPSIKVGYLFSEKNQASLSYSKRMGNIPYKSMNPAIVYISEYSYAKGNPDLVPTTEHRIRLLLSLSNTWSISYAYAKCKDDLFPLIYQDKDNPIITYTMPTNIGKSYRHAFSIGFTKALFSWWTTNASLDGDYTKEVSPKQTYHIVHCLFFCDNSLRFTNTFGGSFNFMAERRARRSETIYHSVYNMNAGLYKYFLDQKFCINLSVYAILNKRRNLTTITNNNLSRIEENNKTPYQGACLNLIYKFDFGKKVKVKRAESIQTTSDSYLRK, from the coding sequence GTGCCTGCAACATATAAAACAAAAATTATTTCACAACTTTATCCCCTGCTCCGTACTCTGCAAACTCTTCTTATTCCTATATTTGAAATTCTTTCCTTGCATATAATTGAACTAAGGCTGAATGGAGGAACCGTGTCTAAAATATACATAAACGGCAGAGAACTTCATGACCGCACAGAATTATCAAGTCTGCAAGCCACGGACATAGAAAATGTTGAAATCCTGCCGGAAGCTGATTTACAATATAATGCCACGACTAAAGGAGGAATCATATATATATCTTTGAAAAAAAATGCAGATGGCGGAGGCAATGGTTCACCCTCTTTGCTAGGAGAAATGAGAAAAAGAAATAGTCATTGGGAACGCTTGGGTCTTCCATTAAGCCTTCGGCTTGGGAAATGGAATTTTTACAACAATCTAGTTCTTTCTAATGCAGGAGATCCTTACATCACAGAAAACATAACACATAACAGCCACCTGAATACACATATTGTAAACCAGAATATAGACCGTAAAAATATAAGAAGAATCAATGAAACATTCAGTATGTTATATGATATAACTACCCTGCAAAGCATCGGACTTAACTGTATGGTAAAACAAGCTGGAAGCACACTAAAATCTTCTTCTTTTTCCGAAATACAAGAAACAGAAAAGGAATATACCTCTTCCTACCATAGTAAAGGGAAAGGGGATGACAAAATATATCAGGCTAGTTTGAACTATAATTGGAAATCAAAAAACGGAAAGCATACTTTGCGAACAGTTCTTGATTATTTGAGAAGTGACGAAACGAAAGAACTGAATCACCATTATCTTTATCAGTATCCGGAGAAAAACGAAGAGGATAATAAATGTAGCAACACCGGAACTGTTTCTGATTTATGGAAAGCAGAGATAAATTATATCTTCTTGCTCAACAAACATTCCAGGTTGAAATGGGGTGGCGACTATTATAATAACCACACCGGCAACCAAATGTATTACGCATATCAGAGTGAAGAAGGATGGCAGAAAGAAGATAAAAGCGGGCTATTTACCTATAAAGGTATAGGTTATGCAGGCTATGCAGAATATGTATGGCAATGGAAGAAATTTACATTAAATGGCGGTATACGGGTACAAGAGGATGAAGTGAAATGTATTTCCAATAACATAGCAGGTGACAAACGCACATATCGCAATCTGTTCCCCTCCATCAAGGTGGGTTACCTTTTCTCTGAAAAGAACCAAGCCTCTTTATCCTATTCAAAAAGAATGGGAAATATCCCTTATAAGAGCATGAATCCGGCTATTGTCTATATCTCTGAATATTCTTATGCTAAAGGGAATCCGGATTTAGTACCTACTACCGAACATCGTATCAGGCTATTGTTGAGTCTGTCAAATACTTGGAGTATAAGCTACGCTTACGCAAAGTGCAAAGATGATTTATTTCCCCTAATCTATCAAGATAAAGACAATCCGATCATCACCTATACTATGCCGACCAATATAGGGAAGTCTTATCGACATGCTTTTTCAATAGGTTTCACTAAGGCCTTGTTCAGCTGGTGGACTACCAATGCCTCCCTTGATGGCGACTACACTAAAGAAGTGTCGCCCAAACAGACCTACCATATAGTCCATTGCTTATTCTTTTGTGACAACAGTCTTCGTTTCACAAATACTTTCGGTGGAAGTTTTAACTTTATGGCAGAAAGAAGAGCACGTAGAAGCGAAACAATATATCACAGTGTATACAATATGAATGCCGGCCTTTACAAATATTTCCTGGATCAAAAGTTCTGCATAAATTTATCAGTTTACGCTATTTTGAATAAAAGAAGAAATCTGACCACAATTACCAATAACAATCTAAGCAGAATAGAAGAAAATAATAAAACCCCTTATCAAGGAGCGTGCTTAAACCTTATATATAAGTTTGACTTTGGCAAGAAAGTAAAGGTAAAACGTGCGGAAAGCATACAGACAACAAGTGATAGTTATTTGCGCAAATAA
- a CDS encoding phosphate acyltransferase encodes MEPIQDFASLISRLRSLKERKRVVVVCPNDPHTEYVITRSLHEGFADFLLVADTPHLLNSEYIRMQYPDHVKVYEATSPDKAAQEAVSLIREGHADVLMKGIINTDNLLRAVLNKEHGILPKGNVLSHITVAQIPTYKKLLFFSDAAVIPRPTLEQFEAMLLYDLEVCRRMGIEAPRVALIHCTEKVNEKFPHTLDYVTLKERAAAGVYGNMYLDGPMDVKTACDAHSGEVKGISSPVVGHADLLIFPNIESGNTFYKTVSLFGDANMAGMLRGTTSPVVVPSRADSGNSKYYSLALACVAG; translated from the coding sequence ATGGAACCGATACAGGACTTCGCCAGCTTGATAAGCCGTTTACGCTCGTTGAAAGAACGGAAACGGGTTGTGGTTGTTTGCCCTAATGACCCTCATACCGAATACGTTATAACCCGTAGTTTGCACGAAGGCTTTGCCGATTTCTTATTGGTAGCGGATACGCCCCATTTATTGAATTCGGAATATATCCGGATGCAATATCCGGACCATGTGAAAGTATACGAGGCGACAAGTCCCGACAAAGCGGCGCAGGAAGCTGTTTCGCTGATACGTGAGGGACATGCGGACGTGTTGATGAAAGGGATTATCAATACGGATAATTTATTGCGGGCCGTGCTTAATAAGGAACATGGTATCCTGCCGAAAGGGAATGTGTTGAGTCATATCACGGTAGCACAGATTCCTACATACAAGAAACTTTTATTCTTCTCGGATGCAGCGGTCATTCCCCGTCCCACCTTGGAACAATTTGAGGCGATGTTGCTGTATGATCTGGAGGTGTGCCGGCGCATGGGGATAGAAGCTCCTCGGGTAGCCTTGATTCATTGTACGGAAAAAGTGAACGAGAAATTTCCCCATACGCTGGACTATGTGACCTTGAAGGAGCGTGCGGCTGCCGGTGTTTACGGAAACATGTACTTGGATGGTCCCATGGATGTGAAGACGGCATGTGATGCGCATAGCGGTGAGGTGAAGGGAATCAGTTCTCCTGTGGTGGGACATGCGGATCTGCTTATCTTTCCCAATATCGAGTCGGGAAATACATTCTATAAAACGGTGTCGTTGTTTGGTGACGCCAACATGGCAGGCATGTTGCGAGGCACTACTTCTCCTGTAGTGGTTCCTTCGCGTGCCGATTCCGGTAATTCGAAATATTATAGTCTGGCATTGGCCTGCGTGGCCGGATAA
- a CDS encoding DUF3874 domain-containing protein, with protein MDKKLLNKVMKKLASSNVVISPTVKSSSPSLSMQKKPETEQVQQKLEQYLLSHYHFRFNVLTEQTEYCKKDDDTPIYKVISQRTLNSLCLEARARHINCWDKDVSRFVNSEQMPDYHPLLSYMNTLPEWDGADRVTPLAQRISTKDFWVNSFHRWMLGVTAQWSGHMARCANAVAPMLVSSEQGRCKSTFCELLMPDSLKDYYTDSFELTGQVGCEQKLAFFGLINLDEYDRLSPQKLPLLKNLMQMKKLDFRKSHRSSYSHLPRMASFIGTSNRKALLTDPSGSRRYFFAEVKEKIDCSPLEHKQLFAQLKAELDEGKRYWFSAEEESELKLRNQAYYALPTEAEMILHCFRLPEKGEDFKLYSAVCLFNILLKRYPAAMRGITINKMGRIMNSLGAERMHTTTGNMYKLVALAG; from the coding sequence ATGGATAAAAAGTTATTAAACAAAGTAATGAAGAAGCTTGCTTCCTCGAATGTAGTGATAAGTCCGACAGTGAAGAGTTCATCTCCCTCATTATCAATGCAGAAGAAACCGGAAACGGAACAAGTACAGCAAAAATTGGAACAATATTTGCTGAGCCACTACCATTTTCGCTTCAACGTGCTGACGGAACAAACGGAATATTGCAAAAAAGACGATGACACACCTATATATAAGGTAATAAGCCAACGCACCCTGAACAGCCTGTGTCTGGAAGCCCGTGCACGTCACATCAACTGCTGGGACAAGGATGTAAGCCGGTTCGTGAACTCGGAGCAGATGCCGGACTATCATCCGTTACTTTCCTATATGAACACCCTTCCCGAATGGGACGGCGCGGACCGCGTGACGCCACTGGCACAACGCATATCTACGAAAGATTTCTGGGTAAACAGTTTCCACCGCTGGATGCTGGGTGTCACTGCCCAGTGGAGCGGACACATGGCGCGGTGTGCCAACGCCGTAGCTCCCATGCTGGTGAGCAGCGAACAAGGAAGATGCAAATCCACTTTCTGCGAATTGCTGATGCCCGATTCGTTGAAAGACTACTATACGGACAGCTTCGAACTGACCGGACAGGTAGGATGTGAGCAGAAGCTGGCTTTCTTCGGACTGATTAATCTGGATGAGTACGACCGTCTTTCACCACAGAAACTGCCATTGCTGAAAAATCTGATGCAGATGAAAAAACTGGATTTCCGCAAGTCGCACCGCTCGTCCTACAGCCATCTGCCCCGGATGGCCTCGTTCATCGGCACCAGCAACCGGAAAGCGCTGCTCACCGACCCCAGCGGAAGCCGCCGTTATTTCTTTGCCGAGGTAAAAGAGAAGATAGACTGCTCGCCACTGGAGCACAAACAGCTTTTCGCCCAACTGAAAGCAGAACTGGACGAGGGAAAGCGTTACTGGTTCTCGGCGGAGGAGGAGTCCGAGCTGAAACTGCGCAACCAGGCCTATTATGCCTTGCCCACCGAAGCGGAAATGATTCTCCATTGTTTCAGACTGCCGGAGAAAGGAGAAGACTTCAAACTTTACTCGGCAGTATGCTTGTTCAATATCCTACTGAAACGATATCCGGCAGCCATGCGCGGCATCACGATAAACAAAATGGGAAGAATCATGAACTCCCTGGGAGCGGAACGGATGCATACCACGACAGGAAATATGTATAAACTGGTCGCATTGGCCGGGTAA
- the buk gene encoding butyrate kinase: MKIFVINPGSTSTKIALFIDEKPVWVAGAHHTADDLSEFHHVNEQYEYRKNFILRLLAEADIPLDFDAVIARGGLLKPTPGGVYVINEQMKHDLLNARMEHACNLGALIADEIARECHCPAYIADPEVVDELQPVARLTGIPEIERISIFHALNSKAVSRKYAASIGKHYEDLNLIVVHLGGGISVGAHCKGRVIDVNNALNGEGPFSPERAGTIPADQFAELCFSGKYTLKQVKKMLNGKGGLTAHLGMNDVVTIARKASEGEEPYKGVLDAMLYTVAKQVGAMYVTLRGQVDAIILTGGIAHSDYCVGILKEQIDYLAPVVLMPGEDEMGSLAYNALGALKGELPLQVYRPE, translated from the coding sequence ATGAAGATATTTGTGATTAATCCGGGCTCTACTTCTACCAAAATAGCCCTTTTCATCGATGAAAAGCCGGTATGGGTGGCAGGGGCCCATCATACTGCGGATGACTTGTCGGAGTTTCACCACGTCAACGAACAGTATGAGTACCGTAAGAATTTTATACTGCGACTGCTTGCCGAGGCGGATATTCCGTTGGATTTTGATGCCGTCATTGCCCGTGGCGGTTTGTTGAAGCCTACGCCCGGCGGGGTGTATGTCATTAACGAACAGATGAAACATGATTTGCTGAACGCCCGGATGGAGCACGCTTGTAACCTGGGAGCGTTGATTGCCGATGAAATTGCCCGGGAATGTCATTGTCCCGCCTACATTGCCGATCCCGAAGTGGTAGACGAGCTGCAACCGGTAGCCCGTTTGACGGGAATACCGGAGATAGAGCGCATTTCCATCTTCCATGCCTTGAACAGTAAGGCGGTATCGCGTAAATATGCCGCTTCCATCGGGAAACATTATGAAGATTTGAATCTGATTGTGGTGCATCTGGGAGGTGGCATATCGGTGGGCGCCCACTGCAAAGGCCGGGTGATTGATGTCAACAATGCCTTGAACGGTGAAGGCCCGTTTTCGCCCGAGCGTGCCGGAACGATTCCTGCCGACCAATTTGCAGAGCTGTGTTTCAGCGGCAAATACACTTTGAAACAGGTTAAAAAGATGCTGAATGGCAAAGGGGGGCTGACGGCTCATCTGGGTATGAATGATGTGGTGACTATCGCCCGGAAAGCTTCCGAAGGCGAGGAGCCTTATAAAGGGGTATTGGATGCGATGCTCTATACGGTGGCCAAACAGGTAGGGGCCATGTATGTCACTCTCCGTGGGCAGGTGGATGCCATTATTCTGACGGGAGGCATTGCTCATAGTGATTACTGTGTAGGGATTCTCAAGGAACAGATTGATTATCTGGCGCCGGTTGTGTTGATGCCCGGTGAAGACGAGATGGGTTCGCTGGCTTATAATGCGTTGGGAGCCTTGAAAGGTGAACTGCCTTTGCAGGTTTACCGGCCGGAATAA
- a CDS encoding hemolysin family protein: MEIAIIIALILLNGVFAMSEIALISARKSSLSNDIRHGSSTARIALKLANDPDKFLSTIQIGITLIGILTGIYSGDVLATDFGNILTDAGVPATYAYLLAQTLIVILVTYLTIIFGELVPKRIGMSASTRAAKLLARPMYWLSVIASPFVWILAKSTSLIFNLLHINTAEEKVTEEEIKSMIDEGTENGEVQEVEQDIVDRVFSLGDRSINTIMTYRSDIVSIDIDMNNKQLYDIVCQHLYQVYPVTQGNTLDNIIGVVYLKDLFGKLNSCEFNLRDVIRPAQYFHENMDVYKVLEQIRQHNIKYGLICDEFGSLQGIITMKDILEALVGTLPSDSEDPDIVPRKDGSWLIDGQCSFYDFLSHFEMEDLYPDYNYNTLSGLILQQLGHIPKTGEAMEWNDFTLEIVDMDGARIDKVLVTLTHKNEEDN, translated from the coding sequence ATGGAAATTGCCATTATTATCGCACTTATCTTATTAAACGGGGTATTCGCTATGTCCGAAATCGCCCTGATCTCAGCGCGTAAAAGTAGTTTGTCCAATGATATCCGTCATGGAAGCTCTACAGCGCGTATCGCTTTAAAGCTTGCCAATGACCCGGACAAGTTTTTATCCACCATCCAAATCGGAATCACCCTGATTGGTATATTGACCGGTATTTACTCCGGCGACGTGCTGGCCACCGATTTTGGGAACATACTGACTGACGCCGGCGTACCCGCCACATATGCCTATTTATTGGCTCAAACCCTGATTGTCATTCTGGTCACTTACCTCACTATTATCTTTGGCGAGCTGGTGCCCAAACGCATTGGCATGAGTGCCTCCACCCGTGCTGCCAAGCTATTGGCACGTCCCATGTACTGGCTGTCCGTCATAGCCTCTCCTTTTGTATGGATACTTGCCAAAAGCACTTCACTTATCTTCAACCTGCTGCATATCAACACAGCTGAAGAAAAAGTGACTGAAGAGGAAATCAAATCCATGATAGACGAAGGGACTGAGAACGGCGAAGTGCAGGAAGTGGAACAGGATATTGTGGACCGCGTCTTCTCCCTGGGCGACCGTAGCATCAACACCATCATGACCTATCGCAGCGACATCGTATCCATTGACATAGACATGAACAACAAGCAACTGTATGACATCGTATGCCAACACCTGTACCAAGTTTATCCTGTAACTCAAGGAAACACCCTGGACAACATCATCGGAGTAGTTTACCTGAAAGACCTCTTCGGGAAGCTGAACAGTTGCGAATTCAATCTGCGTGATGTGATCCGTCCGGCACAATACTTCCACGAAAACATGGATGTATATAAAGTATTGGAACAAATACGCCAGCACAACATCAAATACGGATTAATCTGTGATGAATTCGGCAGTCTGCAAGGCATCATCACCATGAAGGACATTCTGGAAGCCCTGGTAGGCACCTTGCCCAGTGACTCGGAAGATCCCGATATCGTTCCCCGCAAGGACGGAAGCTGGCTGATAGACGGGCAATGCTCTTTCTATGACTTTCTGAGTCATTTCGAAATGGAGGATTTATACCCCGATTATAATTACAACACTTTGAGCGGCCTCATCTTGCAACAACTAGGTCACATTCCCAAGACCGGTGAAGCCATGGAATGGAATGACTTCACACTGGAAATAGTCGACATGGACGGAGCCCGGATAGATAAAGTATTAGTAACACTAACCCATAAAAACGAAGAGGACAATTAA
- a CDS encoding IS256 family transposase — protein MSEEFDFERIKNKAIEQLKAGKPLLGKDGAFAPLLESILNAALEGEMDAHLSEDERMSGNRRNGKMQKQVQTSMGEVTVSTPRDRNSTFDPQFIKKRETILAEGVADRIIGLYALGNSTREISDWMEENLGNRVSAETISSITDRVLPEIKAWRSRSLDYIYPIVWMDAIHYKVMDERGCAITHAIYNVLAIDKDGRKDLLGMYISKNEGANFWLNVLTDLQNRGVHDILIACVDGLRGFPDAIQSVFPDTIVQLCIVHQIRNSIKYVGSKHQKEFLKDLKRVYGAVSKDAAETELLDLDQKWGEKYPIVIKSWQDNWEKLTEYFQFTSDIRRMIYTTNTVEGYHRQIRKVTKNKGVFPNDTALEKLVYLAYRNIRKKWTMPLANWGTIAQQLAIKFGDRFKLL, from the coding sequence ATGAGTGAAGAATTTGATTTTGAAAGGATCAAGAACAAGGCAATCGAGCAGCTCAAGGCTGGCAAGCCCTTGTTGGGTAAGGACGGAGCTTTTGCCCCGTTATTGGAGAGCATTTTAAATGCAGCTTTAGAAGGTGAGATGGATGCCCATCTTTCCGAGGATGAACGCATGAGTGGCAACCGTCGTAATGGCAAGATGCAGAAGCAGGTGCAAACTTCTATGGGTGAGGTGACCGTTTCTACCCCCCGTGATCGTAATTCCACCTTCGATCCTCAGTTTATAAAGAAGCGGGAGACCATTCTCGCGGAAGGTGTTGCTGACCGCATAATCGGCCTTTATGCCCTTGGTAATAGTACACGTGAAATAAGCGATTGGATGGAAGAGAATCTTGGTAACCGTGTGTCTGCCGAAACAATCAGTTCCATCACTGACCGGGTACTTCCGGAAATAAAAGCGTGGCGTTCGCGTAGCCTGGATTATATTTATCCGATAGTCTGGATGGATGCCATTCATTATAAAGTCATGGATGAGAGAGGCTGTGCCATTACCCATGCAATCTACAACGTATTGGCTATAGATAAGGACGGTCGTAAGGATTTGCTTGGGATGTACATCTCTAAGAATGAGGGGGCAAACTTCTGGTTGAATGTGCTGACCGATTTACAGAACCGTGGTGTACACGACATTCTCATAGCTTGTGTCGATGGTCTGAGGGGCTTCCCGGATGCCATCCAAAGCGTATTCCCTGATACCATAGTGCAACTTTGTATCGTCCATCAGATACGTAACTCCATCAAATACGTCGGCAGTAAACACCAGAAGGAGTTTCTTAAAGATCTGAAACGGGTTTACGGTGCAGTCAGCAAGGATGCCGCTGAAACGGAGCTTCTTGATTTAGATCAGAAATGGGGAGAGAAATATCCTATCGTCATCAAGTCGTGGCAGGACAACTGGGAAAAGCTCACTGAATACTTCCAGTTCACATCCGATATACGTCGTATGATTTATACGACGAATACCGTTGAAGGCTACCACCGGCAAATACGGAAAGTTACAAAAAACAAGGGTGTGTTCCCTAATGACACCGCCCTTGAGAAGCTTGTCTACCTCGCTTATCGCAACATACGCAAGAAATGGACTATGCCACTGGCTAATTGGGGCACCATTGCCCAACAACTGGCGATAAAGTTTGGAGATAGATTTAAGTTGTTGTAA
- a CDS encoding Lrp/AsnC family transcriptional regulator codes for MEKIDSLDRQILEIISQNARIPFKDVAAECGVSRAAIHQRVQRLIDLGVIIGSGYHVNPKSLGYRTCTYVGIKLEKGSMYKNVVAELKKIPEIVECHFTTGPYTMLTKLYSRDNEHLMDLLNSKIQEIPGVTATETLISLEQSIKKEIPIQS; via the coding sequence ATGGAGAAAATTGATAGTCTCGACAGACAAATTCTAGAAATTATATCCCAAAATGCCCGCATCCCGTTTAAAGATGTCGCAGCAGAATGTGGAGTTTCACGCGCAGCCATTCATCAGCGTGTGCAAAGATTAATTGATTTGGGAGTTATTATCGGTTCAGGATATCATGTGAACCCTAAGAGTTTAGGGTATAGAACCTGTACATACGTAGGGATCAAGCTGGAAAAAGGTTCCATGTACAAAAACGTAGTGGCAGAACTGAAGAAGATTCCCGAAATTGTGGAATGCCATTTCACTACAGGTCCATATACTATGCTGACCAAACTTTACTCTCGTGACAACGAACATTTGATGGACTTGCTGAACTCAAAGATTCAGGAAATTCCCGGTGTTACGGCTACCGAGACCTTGATCTCTCTGGAACAGAGCATCAAAAAAGAAATACCCATTCAAAGCTAA
- a CDS encoding NUDIX domain-containing protein — translation MHPLELFKYCPKCGSPHFEVNNEKSKRCADCGFVYYFNSSAATVAFILNDKNELLVCRRGKEPAKGTLDLSGGFIDMYETGEEGVAREVLEETGLQVEEAVYQFSLPNTYLYSGFLVHTLDQFFLCKVKDTSRIKAMDDVAESFWLPLDEVNPEEFGLDSVREGVRRFLKEHKL, via the coding sequence ATGCATCCGTTGGAACTATTCAAATATTGTCCGAAGTGTGGTTCGCCGCACTTTGAAGTGAACAATGAGAAATCAAAGCGTTGCGCCGATTGTGGCTTTGTGTATTATTTCAATTCCAGTGCCGCTACTGTAGCTTTTATCTTGAATGATAAGAATGAGTTGTTGGTGTGCCGCAGAGGAAAAGAACCGGCAAAGGGAACATTGGACCTGTCCGGTGGGTTTATTGATATGTATGAAACCGGCGAGGAAGGTGTGGCACGCGAGGTGCTGGAGGAAACCGGCTTGCAGGTGGAGGAGGCTGTTTATCAGTTCTCATTGCCCAACACTTATCTTTATTCAGGATTTCTGGTACATACATTGGATCAGTTCTTTCTTTGTAAAGTGAAAGATACCAGTCGGATAAAGGCGATGGATGATGTGGCGGAATCTTTCTGGCTTCCGTTGGATGAAGTGAATCCCGAAGAATTCGGGCTGGATTCTGTGCGTGAAGGAGTCCGGCGTTTTTTGAAAGAACATAAACTTTAA
- a CDS encoding DUF4491 family protein, with product MEWLNEYHLGGIAIGICTFLIIGLFHPIVVKAEYYWGTRCWWIFLVLGIAGIIGTVLISDILISSLLGVFSFSSFWTIKEIFEQRERVLKGWFPMNPKRKHEYE from the coding sequence ATGGAATGGCTGAATGAATACCATTTAGGCGGTATCGCCATCGGCATTTGTACCTTTTTAATAATCGGTCTTTTCCACCCCATCGTGGTCAAGGCCGAATATTATTGGGGTACACGGTGCTGGTGGATATTTTTGGTACTGGGCATAGCAGGCATTATAGGGACTGTGCTTATCAGTGACATCTTGATTTCCTCTTTATTGGGTGTCTTCTCTTTCTCTTCTTTCTGGACTATCAAGGAGATCTTCGAGCAACGCGAACGTGTGCTGAAAGGTTGGTTTCCGATGAATCCGAAACGGAAACACGAATATGAATAG